The genomic region CGCTCTGAAAGCGTGTCATAAGTTATCTTAGTGTTAAGCACGAGATCAAATGGGGGATACTGCGCCTGATCACATCGAGCGGGATGCGGGTGGAACTTAACCGTTCGCCTATTCTCAAGGAAATCGTAGTATTCACGCGCATCCTCGAAATGGTCAGATGTGTTACTTCTGAAAACATGTCAGTAAATGAATGGCCCGCACTATATTACTGTAACAACATACGTTTCTTGCGAGGTCTTTTCACCAGCGCGCTTTTCGACGCCAGCCTTGGTTCGCTGGAAGCAGATAATGTCTCCGTCTTGCAATTCGGCAACCTTCAGCGACTGCTTGGGCTTGAGAGGTTCAATCATAGTAGGCTTAATCTCCTATTTTGAGTTAGTTACCTTCGGTCGTTCAAGGTGAGTAGTTTTCTTACTTCCCAAAGCAgaagcttctcctcagcagGTAGCTTCTCGCCCCatcccatcttcttcaggaTCATTGGCAGCAGTTCTTCAACTTTCTTGTCCTTGGAAATGTAGACATGGCCGACACCCCGCAGCGTCTGGGCGTCGATATCGAAGTGCTTAAGAAGAAGTAAGATGGTGTCATTCTTGACGATAACACCATTGGGCTGACTCTGGTAAGATGGCCAGATTGGCTCTCCATCAGCATTGACTTCCTCGGCAACCTCAGCCCACACACGTAAACTAGCATCCCTGTGGGCAGCGGAACGGGAGAAAGTCTCGTCGACTGTAGGCCGCAAATCCATAATGGGTTGGTCAGGGCGAACTGTCTTATTCTGTCGATTGACCATGAGCCAAAGTCGTACCCTTCGTGGATCTTCGCCCATATCCGATGCAACTTGCGCAACAAACTCCTCCATGGTCATCGCGCGACGCACGCGATAGAACTTTGGCGCAGCGGGATCCTCAGGCTTTGCATCAAACTGACACAAATCTGTGCCGCCATATTGTTGAAACGAGTAATCAGTGATCACCTTGGCCCACATGTATAGATGCGCCTCTCGCTGTTCTTTCTTGCGGGCCTCCCGCTGAACAGTCTCTTCCTCAAATTTTTGCCCTATGGTGGTTAGCAAGGTGACAAAGGAAGAACGCCAAAAGACTTACTAAGATGAAGCGGAATATGATCCTTGGTAACCGGACACAGGATATCATCTATACGAGATTGGCGGATATACACCAACATGTATGCACTGTTTTGGCGCATAATGGGAGCCTTCTTTTGCACAGGCGCACGCGGGTAACCGTTGGATGTTTGATACTCTCCACCAAAATTCTCTTCCAACACTTCGCGCATCGTCGCCTTGGTGACCTTATCATCGTCGTACTTATAGAACCATCCGTCCTTTTCAGGCTTCAAAAAGGCATAGTAATGTCCTGCGTTCAGATCACCACTGTGGACTAGAACGCTGTGAAGCTGATACGTCCATGGAACAGATTTGTCGGCATCCTCAGATAGGTACGGCGCAGCGTCAAAAAACTCGGGGAACTCGTATCGATCATTGATCTTCATCATAGTGTCGCGCTGGATATCGTACTCGAAGCGCTTCAGCTGTAGATGGAGTACGTCAGGAAAGCTGTTGAAAATGACACCTTTGTTCGCATCCTGGAGCTTGTACTGATCACCAGCAAAGTATTGATTTTCTCCATCCATCTTTTCGACCTGAACGTAGTCCTCAAAGCTCTCGAGCAGATGCTTGTTACCACTGACATTCAACTGAATGTCCCAAAAGTCCTCGATTCGGCTGGATTCATAGTCGACGTTGATACATGAGATGTATGTCTTGATCTTGCCACTGAACATTTCTGGCAGGACATTCTCCGATGCAGTTCCCTTCATCTTGTCTTCCATCCTCTCCATGAGTTTGCGTGAAAACTCCTGCACATCCTGTTGCTCGAAGATATGTCGCGTGTCCCAGCCGAAAGATTTTGTGAGTTCCGTGGTTCCAACGGCCTGGTCTGACGTTTGTAGCTGGTAGAAAAGTCGTTGCAATGTATAAGCACTGTTGGTCATACTGGGGTCGGCCTCCGTAGGAATTTCGTAGATAGCCTATAGAAGTCAGCTAATAGTATACAAGAGAACAGCCAAGAGACACTACCTTTCTGAACTTGTTTGTAAAATAGAGTGATTGCATCAGGGAATTCAGATAGCAGGTGGCACCCTGGTTCTTGAGCCCAACATACCCCGTCTCCTTCTTGGAATCGTAGTTGGCGAAGTTGTGCCACAAAACACCCGTCTCATCCTCGACGAGGCGAAGATAGGCGGTGATGTTGGCAGTGTCATTTTCGCAGAGGGGTCGGCTGCTGCCCTCCCATGGTACATTAAACATTCGGCGGTGCTCGACAAATCGAGTAAAACCCCAATCGCCTTCTTCCTTAGTGAATCGATGGTGGGCAGTGTGATGGACATATAGGCTGGGGTCGTTCGGGTTCCATAGGACGAGCGCAAATTGAACACAGCAGCTCCAGTTATCGGGAACACTATCAGCGTCGAAGCCATGTTCAAGATAAATAGAGCATTGGTCAATATTATTGCCGTGTGGGAAAAGCAGAATTCGCCTATAGTAGTGGAACGTCAGCATTAAGAGTAACGGCAGCGCCGGAATCAACTTAGCCGCACCATGGGAAGCCACCTGCTTGAAAAACAGGACCATGTTCCTTCTTATTCAAGCTTCGCCAGTTTTCGACAGTCCATGTGTATTCGTAGTCTCCGAGTATTTTCGGTTCATCGATGAGGGGTGGGAGACAGATCTCTCTCATGGCTTCATCTAGAGGCATGACAGTTAGCCCAGATAGCTCCAGGAACGGATGGTGGTCATGACAGAAAACATATGATGCCTAGGGTCTGCACCAAATGCAAGGAGTCAATGAGATAGTGAAAGGAGTACGCACGGTCGTTCGCCATGGGCAGATCTTGCAGCTGGTCGACTTCGCTTTGTTCGAGGTTATCGGGGTTAATGATGGCGACCTTCTCTGGCTCGTTGGCCACGCCGATATAATCGTCCGTGTCCATGACCATGTCGTTAGGTGAGTTGATATCGTGAGTCTGCAGCAGATTGCGACGGTCAGCGTTGAGCCCCGAGCGAAAGCATAGGCGGCGATGAAACGAGGTCATGATGTCGGCATCGGGAGTGACTGGGGTTAGTGTGGGTGGTGAGGGGCAAGTGGTAGGCTATtggaggtgatgatgacttcAGGGCACTAGGTAGAGAAGTCTGCGCAATACTTCATGTCAAGAAGATGTGGTAAGGTCGAGTCGAAGTTGCATAATATGTGATGATCGCAGAGCCAGAAGGATGACGCAGCTGTGTTGATGGGGCCGCACGAGTTGCTCTCCAGCGACCATGGGAGTCACGGCAAGCTGCATGGAACAAGATTGCACGGGAAggggcagcagcagacaGGAACATACCATTTTGAGGAAGCTGCGACCGAGGCGGAAGAATCGGTGACGTTAAGGCAGGCACCCGAGAGAGTAAACCTCACGATATAAAGACGGGCGTGGCAGTAGCAGAGCAACTCAATCAATGCAAGCGCTTCAGCCAAAGCTCGACGATGTCGAGTGGCGCAAAGGGCAGGGAATAAGAGACCAGGTGTTGCCGTGAGCAAAAGAGTATTgtccaaaaaaaaaaaaaagagagggCTCGGAACTGGAGCGCAACGCAAGGCAGTGAGTGAATGCGATGCAAGGcaagcaaggcaaggcaatgCTATGCTATGACGATTGGGGAAGACGAGTTCTGCACTgttaaagaaaaaagagtaGAGCGGTCGGTTATGTCAGTAAAAGACGATGCCCACAACTCAGGTCCTAAGCCCCTAGACCTTTCAAATTCCAGGTCAAGTCAGGTCGCGTCTaaacaaagagaagaggcTGTAGTTTGGATAAAACTAAACTGGGAGAAAGGAGTGTGAGGTGAGTGAGTTTGGATCCAATGTCTTGCATCGATAGGCAGAGAGAGCCAGTAGTAATCAATCAATCAGCGGGAACAAGAGTTGTGCGAGACTTCAGGCTTGACGAGAGTGGTGAGGCGATAGCTAGCAAATGTTGTCACACGACTTGTTATTTGCGGACAAATGCACTATAAATGCTGTATTACTTTAACAGACAGCAGCCACGCCAAGCGTCATCAGGTCACCCCGCCAATGACGTTGTCAGTTCTCTCATAGCCAAAGGCTAAGCTTGAGTCTTTGTCAGATAAATCATGCCTCGGTTTTGATGGCTTGCAACTTCATTCAGGATGCAGGCAAATAGAAGCGGTCTGACGCAAGCTGGGAAACATATTTGGTTTTGTTTCCCATGTCGTTTTTCAACTTTGCACTAAGGAACCGAGATACTTTGTCTGACATGCTCATAGATGTTATGAAGTTACCTATGCCATGCCTTAGCTTAGGTAGGTACTTCGAAGAACAGCTCGAATTGACAGAGTGTGCGTCAGCATGATTCCCCTGAAAAGGACAAACATCAATACTTGATGAAACACGAttcgttcttttcttttaCACCATTTTTGGACAGACATTTAGACTATATGAAATACTCATGGGCCGTTACAGCTCATTGCCACAATGCAACAATCAGACGCCACAACTACCTAGGTAGATCCAGGAAGCTACCCTAGATTCATACAACAAACCATTGAATGACTGGTTGTCATGGACATGCCTTCTGTAAATAAATAGTCACATATCTAAAACAGCCCCATCTACAGCTTCACAGCTTGTGCTGGGCTTATCAGCCTCAGAACTCAGCCGTGACCGGGATAAACACAAACGGAAACCTCTCCTCCTTCCTGCAACCCACCATTTTGGGCGGGCCGGTATCGCCAACAAGATGTGGGGTAGAACTCCAATCCCGTTCCTGGGCAGTAGGTATCGAGTCACTCGCCCAAAGCTTCCTTCCCACCGAGACGGCGTATGCAGATTGTCTCCTTTCGCTCCTACCATCCATACTCTCCTCTTCCAAACGCAGAACATCGTCTGAAAGCACCCTATACTTATGCCAACCGATTGGGCTTAACGCATCAACCAATACAGACTTCGATTCATCCTCGCATGTGCCTGTGACGACATGCCATCCATCGCCCTGCGACAGAGCAGGCGATGTAAACTGACAGATCCGCGTCCTTACCTGGCGAATATTCCCCGTACCTCGTATACGAAGTTTCAGTTTCGCGCTGGTACAAACGCATCATGGCGTCCTGTTTCAATCCTTGATGAGTATGGCATTTTCTTTCGATATGATTTCTGGTTGCAAAAGCTAACTCATGATGCCTTCAGCTGGGTCGCGAAAGAAGCTCGACCTATCAGTCTCCGCCAACTTATGGTTTTTGGCCGCTCTCTTACAGAATCTCGTCTGATAAGCTCGGCTAACTATGTTCGCACCGAATTGCCTACACGGTAAGTCTTGGGAAGCTTCGCAGAGAATAAAGAGATCTGACATGTGATTAGAATTGCGCATCGGATCCGAGATATGCAACGTTTACCCTATGTCGTTACTATGAACCCACATATTAAGGAGGTTTACGACCTTTACTACCACGCCTTCGATACATTCCGCAAAGTGAAAGAGGTTAAAACATTGGAGGACAACGACAAGCTGTGCGAACTCATCAGCCATAACCTAAAGGGCCACTTGACTGTGATACCGAAGCTTGCTATGGGAATCCTAGAATGCGGTGGTCTCATGAGTCCTCAAGATCTGGATAACTTCATGAACACCATTCTTAGATCGGTAGGGTGCCCATCCTTACACGACTTTGGTGACTTACTGACATAGAACAGCGCATTTCTAGACGTGTCATCGCTGAGCAGCATCTTTCACTAACAGAAACCTACAACTCCCCTAACTTCTCTCCCGGAGCCAAACTTTCCGAATCCGACTTCATCGGCGAAGTGTTTATTAAGTGCTATGCTAAGGATGTTGTCGAGCGCTGTTCTAAAGCCATCACTATTCTTGCCCGCACAACGAATGGCCCTGACGTCCAGATTCCCGAAATCACAGTTGATGGCCATCTCGATGCCTCTTTTCCTTACATTCTAAGTCATCTCGAGTACATCATTGGCGAGCTCCTCCGCAACTCTGTCCAGGCCGTCATTGATCGACATCAGAGAGTCCATTCGGACCCTGACAGTGTGAAGCCGCCCCCTGTGGAGATAACCATCTGCGAGAACCAGCAACATGTTATCATCCGCATATGCGATCGTGGTGGTGGTATCCCTCGTGCTGAACTGCCACATCTCTGGTCTTTCAGCAAGGGTCCGCAAAGCCAAAGACGTCTCGAGAATCTTGCGCAGGTGCCGAAGATGGCAGCAACGATGCAGGAGCTTCACGTAGAGGAGGAATTGGGGCGTGCAGATTTGAAAGCACCGCCTTATCAAAGTTCATTATCGTCTCTCACCAGTCGGCCGCCCAACCTGCGTCTCGGCATGGGTTTACCTCTGAGCCGTGTCTATGCTGAGTATTGGGCTGGAAATCTTGACTTGCATAGCCTCGAGGGCTACGGAACGGATGTCTTCCTGCAGATTTCGCGACTTGGAAATAAAAACGAGCAACTGACAACACGAGCCAGCATGGACGCCTTATAGCACTGGGGGTCTGGGGTAATATCCTAGACGGAAAGACTGAGATTGACTTCAAACCTGTAGTGATTTCAATATTGTACTCAGAGGACACTGTATTTCTTTTTGGGTATGAATTTGGTCAGTTTGGCCTAGAGCATGGAGTTTGGTGGCTGTTTTCCCCGGTTCACATTTGGTTAATGGGACTCTTGCAACATTTCATGGAATATTGAATAGCAACCAGAGGTGTTATGCAATGGATTGAAACCTTCGAATCTCAAACTGGTATCATAAAATGTTGTGATTGAAATTACATCGAAACTAAAATGTGCCTAGCTGAGAGAAAGGGCTCTAGTAAAAGGTTgtaataaaaaaaagggCAAGACTATCAAGGCTTTCTCCATACGTCTTGTTCGCTTCAAAGGCGTCTCGTACTTGTGGGTATGAGTTGCCGGCATAgcaaccaagaacaaacaAAATCATGGGGAGGGAATCATAACTCCTACACAACATGCCGCGGCCATGATAACAAGTCCCAGCAAGGGCAGCTCCCCCTTGACCTCCGTAGGGAAGAGCGAGCAGGTATATCCATGAACTCGTGGTCCCTCTCCTGTCTTCTTGTGGTATTCTTCGGACCTTTCATTTTTCAACTCCAAACCCCAAAACGGAGCTCCAGGTAAAAGAAACTTGAAGAAACGACTGTCCAACTGCAGCCATGCAAGTGTGCATAAAGGCCTGCTCGAGATCGTTTAGCGGCGACCGTGGCTGCGGACAGCGCTGCCCTGCATCTGCTCCAGCTCTTGCTCGAGCTGCTTGATCTGAGCATGGGTTTGCTCGAGATCCTTGTTGAGACGGTCGCGCTCGGAGATGAGCTTCTGCTCCCATTGACGGAAACGCTGCTCCTCGATCTTGACCTGCTCGGTGAAACGCTTTCGGagagcctcctcctcttccttgaaCTTGGGGTTGTCGAGCTTTCGGGGACGAGCCTCGCCGAACTTGCGGGTCTCCATCTGTTGAGCGCGGTAAGCCTCGTAGTGCAACTCCTCGGTGGTGTGAATAAGGTCGAGCATGTGTGTTCGGATCAGGATAGAGCGGAGCTTCTTGAAATCGCAGTGGTCCTCATTCTCAACCTCGGCAACACCCCAAGAGTACTGTCGGCCCTTGACAATGCGGCCATCACCGGTCTTGACGTCCTTCTCGGAGCCGATAACAGCGAAAGGCATGGCGTTCATAAGGCTGCGGGCATGCTGAGCGGCagcctcatcgtcctcctcgATCGGGGGCTGGTAGATCTTGATGTTCTGGGCTTCAATGACAGAGACAATCTAGATAGAGTTAGAATTGGGGGTTGTGAACTCGATGCATAATTACTTACGCGCTGCTTAAACTTGGCCAAGTCGGCGGGGCTGAGGGTGTCGGCCTTGGCAATAACGGGGATAAGGTTGACACGCGAGCAGAGACGCTTCATGACCTCAATATCGAGAGGCTTGAGGGTGTGGCCGGTAGGGCGGATGAAGTAAAGGCAGGCATGGACACGGAGGTCGATCTTGTCCTGGCGGCGGGGCTGTTGCTCCTGAAGCATGTAAGACTCGTGCTGGTCGTCGAGGAACTCGATAATGGGCATCCAAGAATCGCGGTTGTTAACGTAGTCGCCGAATCCGGGTGTGTCGATGACGGTCAGTCGGACTGAAAGGGGGTGTTAGCGAGGGTTGGGCAACAACGTGCTTCATTCAGAGCTATACccttgaagaacttctcCTCGAGCTCGGCCTTGGTGATCTCGATCTCGACAGTCTTATCAACCTGCTTCTGGTGACGGCGCTTGTGGTCGGCATAGTTCTTGATGGTGGTGGAGAAAAGAGTGTTGATGAAGGTAGTCTTGCCCAGACCAGACTCGCCAGCAACCTAGACATGATGCGGTGAGCAATAGTTCAGAAGATCTCGATGTGCCTTGCTATGTATGTATAGCAATGAAAAACGAGTGAGTTGATTGCTTAGAAGCATACCATAATAGTGAAACCGGCACCGCGCTTCGCGACAATCTTGTGTCGCTGGTTGGGCAGATTGGCAATACCAATCGGTGAAGCGTTCTCGGCAGTTGCAGAAGCCatcttgaagttgttgatttGGGTACGGGAAGATAAAGGTTGAATTAGAAGAGGATCTGAAGCGTAAAACACGACTTTAAAACAAAGACAATGCAATGCAAGACAACAAGCGACTGCGATATCGCGATGAAGGTCGAACGAGTGCAAATGTTCAAGGTGGAGAGGGAGGTTTAGGGACAGCTCGTGCTTGCCTGAGTTCAGGGGAATTGGAACGAATTTCCTGCCCTTTCCCCCTAAAGCAACTCCCAGGGACGCTTGCTTCTGATAGGCTAGCGTTGACACGGTACCGTGAGTGGACAGTGGCTAGTGGACACGGGGCAGCAAGGGAAACTGCCAAACAAAACGGGTCTTGCTATGCAAGATCGAGTAAACAGCCACTGCCCCTAGCCTGCATTGGTCCCTGGAGCTTTGGCCAGCCAAGGGGAGgaaagaaaacttaggacatttatcctaagtgacaaaaagacttaggtaaatttagtatGATTTAGTATAACTTAGTATAAATTTAGTGGGCCGTAGATTAGATATTTTTGGCGCTTTGGTTTAACatcagaagttttcttgctttGCTCCCAGGGGCCAGCCACACTTCTGGTGGCACATCATCGTCTCGGAATAACTCTACCGCCGACTGTCGCAAAAAATCGgctcttatcgataaggcGCAACGATGAATTTTTGGCGGTTTGCGATTTGATGTTTAGAAGCATCATGGCTATGACCTGCAGACAATAATGAAGACCGATTTCAAGGTAAGGATGACAATGAGATGCTTCCGGCCTCGATGAGATGTGTTGACTTATCACTATAGTTCTCGAACTTGCTGGGCACTGTTTACTGCCAGGGCAACCTGCTCTATAGCCCCGATGGCACCCATCTTTTCTCGCCGGTCGGCAACAGAGTGACTGTGTTTAATCTGGTAGAGTAAGTTACCTTGAGCCGGTCTGAACTTCAAAATGAATGGGCCAAAACTAATTGTTCCACAGAAACAAATCATATACCCTCCCGTTCGCTCACCGCAAAAACATTGCCCGCATCGGACTTACACCACGCGGCAACCTTCTCCTCTCCATTGACGAAGATGGACACGCGATCTTGACCAATGTCCCCCGAAGGATATCCATATACCACTTCTCCTTCCGATCTTCTGTCACAGCACTTTCATTCTCGCCATCTGGTCGACATTTCGCCGTGGGACTGGGTCGCAAAATTGAGGTCTGGCACGTTCCCTCGACCCCCGATGCTTCTGCCGAGGGTGAACTCGAATTTGCTCCTTTCGTTCGATACCACACACATACCGGCCATTTCGATACCGTTAGCCATATTGAGTGGTCCAGCGACTCGCGATTCTTCCTCACAACCTCCAAGGATCTCACGGCGCGGATATGGAGTTTGAACCCTGAGGAGGGTTTCACCCCCACGGTGCTTTCAGGCCATAAACAGGCTGTCATCGGCGCTTGGTTCTCAGAAAACCAGGAGATGATTTACACTGTTAGCAAGGATGGCGCCGTCTTTGACTGGCAATATGTTAAGCCTATCAACCGTATCAAGGACGACGACAAGAtggaggacgatgatgaggattcAGATATGCGATGGCGCATTGTCCAACGGCACTACTTCATGCAGGGAAGCGCTCATGTGCGATGTGCCGCTTTCCACCCTGAGACGAATCTCCTGGTTGCTGGTTTCTCCAACGGTCTGTTTGGCCTGTACGAGATGCCCGACTTTAACATGATACACAAGCTGAGCATCTCGCAAAACGATATAGATTTTGTCACCATCAACAAAAGTGGCGAGTGGTTGGCGTTTGGTGCATCTAAGCT from Fusarium oxysporum Fo47 chromosome III, complete sequence harbors:
- a CDS encoding branched-chain alpha-ketoacid dehydrogenase produces the protein MPSIALRQSRRCKLTDPRPYLANIPRTSYTKFQFRAGTNASWRPVSILDDWVAKEARPISLRQLMVFGRSLTESRLISSANYVRTELPTRIAHRIRDMQRLPYVVTMNPHIKEVYDLYYHAFDTFRKVKEVKTLEDNDKLCELISHNLKGHLTVIPKLAMGILECGGLMSPQDLDNFMNTILRSRISRRVIAEQHLSLTETYNSPNFSPGAKLSESDFIGEVFIKCYAKDVVERCSKAITILARTTNGPDVQIPEITVDGHLDASFPYILSHLEYIIGELLRNSVQAVIDRHQRVHSDPDSVKPPPVEITICENQQHVIIRICDRGGGIPRAELPHLWSFSKGPQSQRRLENLAQVPKMAATMQELHVEEELGRADLKAPPYQSSLSSLTSRPPNLRLGMGLPLSRVYAEYWAGNLDLHSLEGYGTDVFLQISRLGNKNEQLTTRASMDAL
- a CDS encoding septin CDC12 produces the protein MASATAENASPIGIANLPNQRHKIVAKRGAGFTIMVAGESGLGKTTFINTLFSTTIKNYADHKRRHQKQVDKTVEIEITKAELEEKFFKVRLTVIDTPGFGDYVNNRDSWMPIIEFLDDQHESYMLQEQQPRRQDKIDLRVHACLYFIRPTGHTLKPLDIEVMKRLCSRVNLIPVIAKADTLSPADLAKFKQRIVSVIEAQNIKIYQPPIEEDDEAAAQHARSLMNAMPFAVIGSEKDVKTGDGRIVKGRQYSWGVAEVENEDHCDFKKLRSILIRTHMLDLIHTTEELHYEAYRAQQMETRKFGEARPRKLDNPKFKEEEEALRKRFTEQVKIEEQRFRQWEQKLISERDRLNKDLEQTHAQIKQLEQELEQMQGSAVRSHGRR